In Deltaproteobacteria bacterium, the genomic stretch TGCTGCGCAACCGTCATCGTCGCTTGGTATTGCAAATAGAAAAATATGAACTCGCCAACCAGTGCGCCAACAAACATCAGGCCAGCTTTCGTTAATCCCGCTGCATCATTGTGAGCAATATAGTTGTCAACGGCAAGTTTAAGAATATAGGGTTGGGCAAGGAGAAACGCCGAGGTCAACGGCAGACAGATAACCGCGAGTAGGAACTGTCCACGGTAGGGGCGCACATAGCGCCACAAGCGACGCAGTAGCGCTATGTCGTACGTTTTTCCCAACGCTTCTTCGCGTTGTCCATCCTGCATCATAGCTCTGCCAACTCTTCTTCCAGCGCTTGTTGCTGAAAGATCTCGGCATAGATTCCACCACGTTCCACAAGCTGTGTATGGGTACCAGTTTCGACGATCCGACCTTCATCAAGAACGACGATCATGTCGGCATCACGAACTGCAGCGATCCGATGAGAAATGACGACGACGGTTTTCTCATGCGTTGCTTCACGCAACCCGCGGAGAATTTGTCGCTCGGTTTGTGCGTCAACACTGGAGAGCGCATCATCCAGGACCAAGATAGGAGGGTCAGCCAGCAGTGCGCGAGCTAAGGTCATGCGTTGTTTCTGCCCGCCAGAAAGCGTAATCCCACGTTCGCCGACAACGGTGTCATAGCCACGAGGAAAATCGGCAATATCTTGGTCAAGGTGGGCAACCCGCGCAGCCCAGCGTACTCGTTCCATATCAACCGCAGGTAAGGAGAACGCGATATTCTCCTTAATACGCGTAGAAAACAGAAAAGGGTCCTGCGGAACAAACCCAACCCAATGTCGCAATGCCGCGAGAGAACACGTACGAATATCCTGGCCATCGATTGTAATGGTCCCATTCTGAACGTCGAACAGGCGAGGAAGGAGTTGCACAAGCGTGCTTTTCCCCGAACCCATACGGCCAACGACGGCCACTGTCGTTCCAGCAGGAATAGTCAGGTTGATATCGCGTAACACCAAGTGACCATTCACGTGCGCACGGTAGCCAAAGTCCACATCTTGAAAATGAATCTCACCATGAATCTGCCGCGCTAAACCATCGCCTTGGCCATCAACGATTTCCGGCTGCGTCTGAAAAATGGACTCCAATCGTTTCAAGGCGGCTTTTCCTCGTTGGACGATAGAAATCAGCCAGCCGAGAGCCATAGTCGGCCATGCTAACAGATGGAGATAGCCCATAAAGGCAACCAGATCTCCCAAGCTCAGGCGCCCAGCAATCACATGAGACCCGCCGTACCACAGTACCACCAGGAGCCCAAGGCCAGAGACCGCTTTCATCAGCGGCGGAAATAGTCCTCGCACGCGAGCGAGACTCATACTTTCTTCACGAAAGGTATCGTTCCGACGACCGAATTCAGCCGCCTGCCAATCTTCACGAACGTAGGCACGTACCACGTGCATGCCACTCACCGACTCTTGCACCCGAGTCGAAAGATCCGCTAACCCTTCCTGGACTTTCAGCGTCTTCTCCATCATCTGCCGGCTCATACGTTTGACAAAAAGAAACATGAGTGGATACGTCGCAAGCGCGGCAAGCGTCAACTGTGGGTCCATCATCACCATCGCCGAGCCAGCGTAAATGTAATACAGCGGCGTATTCAATAAATTGAGAATCCCAAGCCCCAGGAGGAGACGAACCGCGGTGACGTCATTCACCAGTCGTGACATCAAGTCGCCAATTGCTTGACGCTGATAATATCCGAGTGAGAGTTTTTGTAAGTGAGCAAAGAGGTCGTTGCGAAGCTGGTATTCAATGTCCCGCCCAACATTGAAGATCATGAAGCGCGAAAATGAGCGGACCACTCCTTGGACACAAGCAATCCCTATGATCGCCACCACGTGCCACATCACCTCGCGAAACGGTCGCTGATGCTGAATCGCTTCGATCGTCCATTTGAGCAATAGCGGAATGGACATCGCCAAGGTCGCAGAGACGATCAGGCAAAGAATTCCGCGCATATATCGAGCGCGGTAGTAAACAATGTAACCCCACAGACGGTGCATGTTGTATGGTGTTCAACATATCGACGCGACCGAGCAGCAGCAAGGGCTTTCATCAATTAAGAGTGAAGAATGGAAGACATAGAAGTCACGCTCAGCTCTCCTCACTCTCAACGTTTCACTCTTCCTTCTTCCCTTCGTCTTGCCCGACTCGTGCCCGTGCGATGAGTCCAGCAACCGCCCACATCACAATGACAACTTCTGCGTCACCAAAATTGTGCTGAGTCAACCCGCCAATCAAGAAACCAACAATACTGAGCAACGTACCGAGCACGAAACTGCGATAAGGTTCGTCTCCAGGGGGAATACGTCGATAGGTCTCCCATCCTAAGCGAAGTACCGACCAGAAGAAAAACAGAAACGCCGCGAGTCCAATCAGCCCGCTATCAACAGCAATTTGCAAGAACGTGTTGTGGGCATGACCAGTGTGATTCGCTGTCGGGTGCTGCGCATAGAAAGGGTCACGAAACTTACGATAGTTACCATAGCCCCAACCAAGGAGAGGGCGCTCCTTGATCATGTCGATATTTGCTTGCCAAATCTGACTACGAGGGAGGTTCTGGACGAAATCGAAGGTCGATTGAAAACGTTCTTGGACCCCTGCACCAGCAGTCAGCAGAAAAACAGCAAAGACAATCGCTCCGGCAGTCACACCTGCCAATGTCTTTCCACCACGTATCACGCCAAGCGCAAATAACACCACAGCGTAGGCTATCCACACCCCGCGGGTCAGCGAGAACAACAGGGCAAACACCATCAATCCCCACCCCACGGCGAGGAGAAGCCGCTGGCGAATTACGAGCCCAGAGCACGAGAGCCACGCCGTGACAAAGGTCAGGGGGAATAACAAGTTATGCGCGAACGTAATACCGGACGGATGAAGCCCTTTGCTACGGAACCCTTCATCACGCCCAAACCAGAAAGGATCGACATCAGGTGGCTTTCCTCGTAACTGTCTGTTCAGATCAATCCCAGTGTAGTGCTGAACAATCGCATATACAGCGACCACACTTGCGGTGATTACCAGCACAGTAATAAGTCGCTCGACATCTTTTCGGTCACGGACCAATGCCGCCGTGACAAAAAAGGCACAGGCAAGCCACAATTTCCGATAGCCAAGCAGTGAGTTTCCTACGGCGGGACTGAACACTGTCGAGAGGAGCAAGGCACCAAAGAGCAACAGCAACGGACGGTCAAGCGGAGTTGTCGGCCAACGTCGCTCATGCCAGAGGAACGTTCCGAACAGGACCAGAAGAAAGGACAGCGCAGTTTGTTGCCAGGCGACTGGCAGAGGAAAAGAAAAAAACAGGAGAGCAAGTAACACTCTTCTCATACGATCAGCCTTCACTCGCCCTCCTCTGTCCATCTCCCCATATCGAGGCGCGTCTTGTCCCATGCAACACTGTCTCCACGCCTGCGAAGAGAAGTAGCATTTTGGTAGTATGAAAGTGAAGACATCAATCACCCTTTCTCAAGAACTCCTCAAGATTGTCGACAAACGAGCAAAGCAAGGCAAGAAGAATCGCTCTGATTTTATCGAGACAGCCATCTCGCTTTAGACATTGCCAATTGAGAATCTCGAAACCGAGCTCAACAAATGTCGAGACAACGTCTTTTTTCACACCCCTCGTCGGGTCAGCATCACCTTTACGGTCTCTGCCATGATCCGCATATCCAGCCATAACGAATAGTTATAAATGTACGCGAGGTCGTATTTGAGTTTGTACTCAGCTGTTGTGTGATACTCACCATTCACTTGCGCAAGTCCGGTGAGTCCGGGTTTGACCAGTAACCGTTCGGCATATCCGGGAATGGTCCGCAAGAACTCCTCAACAAACTCAGGGCGTTCAGGCCGAGGCCCCACCAAACTCATAGTGCCATTCAAGACATTGAAGAGTTGAGGGATTTCGTCGATTCGCGTGGCACGCAAAAACCGACCGACGCGGGTAATCCGTTCGTCACCCACTCCGGCCAGGATTGGACCAGTCGCCACCTCTGCACCATCGACCATAGTGCGCAACTTGTACATGACAAACTCTTGCCCATCGCGGCCGACCCGGCGTTGCCGATACAGGGTCGGACCACTCGATGTGAATTTGATGCAGCATATGGCAATGCACAAAACTGGCAGACTGAGCAACAACAAAACGGCAGCAATACCAACATCGACGATTTCTTTGACGAGAAACGCTAGATCTTCTTGTGGATCCTTGAGAACCTCCACTAACGGTACATCATGCAATCGTAACGTCGACACGCGACCAACTAAAATGTCATAGACGGAAGGCACCACAAGGACCCGTGGCCTATCTTCATACTCACGCCATCCGTCAGAAGAACGTACTAAGCTGTCGATAAACGAATCCTTCCAAGTCGGTTGTGAAAGAAGAATCACTTCCTCGATATGATATTCTCGCATCAGTTGTGGGAGGTCTTCGACTTTTCCTAGCCAGGGAACCGAAGAGTGCGCAGTAGCAGTCATGGGATGATCGACAGCGACTAAGCCGACCAGATTCAACCCTGGCGTATGAAAAACCTCTGGAAGGCCAGAGAGGAATGTCACCAGTTCCTCAGCCGCACCAACGAGCAACACCCGCAGAGGGCGGACCCGTGCCAACCAACGCACCACCCATAGGCGAAGAACGGTCACACCTACCGTATTGAGTAGCCACAACAAGACCAACACAGAACGAGGGAAGAGCAAATCGCCGCGAAAGAAATACCAGGCCGAGGTTGCGAGTAACTGTACGCCGAGTGCTGCGGCGACATTTGTCACCAATCGAGTCCGATGCACCAAGGCATGGAGGTCATAGAAGCCAAAAAAGTACAACAAAATGATTTGTGAAGTCGCAAGGATAAACAGCGGGTGATTCACTTCACTAAAACGAATCGACGGTAGGAGATCGACAGTAAATGGAAACGAAACATAAATACGCAGGACGAAGGTGATGAGATACATCAACAGCACACAGAGGATGTCTGCGAACATCAAAACCAACAATGTGGTTTGGTACCGCAATGTCGGTCGCCGCACCGCAGCCGCTGAGACTGGTGTATCTGCCATACGCTGCATCAGTTATGAAGCAGAAAGCGTATCGAGAGCAGCGACTCCCAAGCGACGATACAACCTCTGCCGGGAAAACAGATATTTATGCTTCCAAAAGTAATAGCTCACACCCCACAAATGCTTCCAGCTCAATCCAGAAAAGAAGGATCGGGCGACCCGTCGTTCTTTATGAATCACCACTGCTTCTGGATTGTAGACGACCTGCCACCCAGCTTGACGTAACCGTATACAGAAGTCGATATCTTCCGGCCCATAAAAGATCTGTTCATCTAACAGGCCGACCTTCATCAGCGCTTCCCGACGAATGACTTGACACGCGCCAATAACATAGTCAACCGCACGAATGGAATTGTGATCCCAATCTGCCATCTCCGTTTGCTGTCGCAGTCGTTGAGCAGCAGCAAACGGCACTTGTCTTGCGACTTTATCGAGCAATGTGGGATAGAACCGACACGTGAGATGGAGTTGACCGTCCAGACCTATCAGCTTCGGTGCACACAGCCCCACTTGGAGGTGAGCATCCATGTAAGAAATGAGGCGGTCAAACGCTCCAGGCTCTACCACCGTATCGTCATCAAGCAAGATAATGTACTCGCCTTGGGCAACACGAATCCCTTGATTCCGTCCGGGCGCGACACCGCGATTGTCACGGTTAACCACAAGCTGCATCCACGGAAACTCAAAACGGAGCGACGCTGGCGAATACCCACGCGAACCATTGTCGATGACAAGGACTTCATACGGATAAGTGGTGCACGCCTGAGGCAGCGATTGCAGGCTGCCGCGTAACAGGTCCGTCGAATTCCACGTAAGAATGACGATCGAAGCCTTGATCACTCCACTTGCCCCTTCCATTCCTTCGTTGATGAAAATGGATGATACAGCGAGTAAGAGTCCTTCCGCAGGAGTGCCACTCGCGCCCATAGACGAGCGACTCCCTTAATCACTGTCGACAATGCCACCAATGGATACTCACTCGGAGAGATTTTTTGCCAGAACTGCGACCAGCGATACTCAGCGATCGGTCCAGCCGCCAACAGTTGCCCGTGCTCGCGCTGAATTTGTAGCTTTCCTCCTTCAGTACGAACACGTTCCGCAAAATAGTCACGCCATGTCGTCGGCGGAACGAAGCAGACTCGTGCATTCCACTCCTTCGCGACATGCGCTTTCCCAACCGCGACGGTCAACCACGCATCCTCCAGTAAGAGATCCTCGGGAATACCATTCGGCAGGACGGCCTTTCGTAACAGCAGTAATCGCCCTCCAGCATTGCCAAAGTCAAACCGATAGGGAATGGCTCCTATTCGGCTCCACAACGTACCGCCATTGGGTAGGAATGGCACTTCCCGTGCTGCGACTAAGTTCAATGTGGCATCTTGTTGCATGCGCAAGGAGAGAGCATATACAGCATCGCCATCAATCCGCACATCCGCATCAGAGAACAGTACCATCGTTCCTGTCGCCCAGTGCCACAAGGTATTCCACGCTGGTGGTTTACCCTTCTGGTCGGTCAAGAGGACGGTACATCTGGGAAATGAATCGGGGAATCGGGGAATCGGGGAATCGGGGAAAAAGAAAGAATGGGAGGGGTGGTCGCCGGTTCTCCCGCGCTCCGATTCTCCCATTCCTTTTTCGGGTCTCCGTTTCTCCGCTTCCTTTTCCACTCTCTGGTGAGCGATCCACACTTCTTCGCACTCGATCTTATGTTGCTGACAAAACTCGCGCACCGCCTGCAACGGAGCGCACGCTTCCCCAGAGCGAATCCCGTTAATACAGACGAGCAGTTCACTGATCGAACCTGG encodes the following:
- a CDS encoding ABC transporter ATP-binding protein; its protein translation is MHRLWGYIVYYRARYMRGILCLIVSATLAMSIPLLLKWTIEAIQHQRPFREVMWHVVAIIGIACVQGVVRSFSRFMIFNVGRDIEYQLRNDLFAHLQKLSLGYYQRQAIGDLMSRLVNDVTAVRLLLGLGILNLLNTPLYYIYAGSAMVMMDPQLTLAALATYPLMFLFVKRMSRQMMEKTLKVQEGLADLSTRVQESVSGMHVVRAYVREDWQAAEFGRRNDTFREESMSLARVRGLFPPLMKAVSGLGLLVVLWYGGSHVIAGRLSLGDLVAFMGYLHLLAWPTMALGWLISIVQRGKAALKRLESIFQTQPEIVDGQGDGLARQIHGEIHFQDVDFGYRAHVNGHLVLRDINLTIPAGTTVAVVGRMGSGKSTLVQLLPRLFDVQNGTITIDGQDIRTCSLAALRHWVGFVPQDPFLFSTRIKENIAFSLPAVDMERVRWAARVAHLDQDIADFPRGYDTVVGERGITLSGGQKQRMTLARALLADPPILVLDDALSSVDAQTERQILRGLREATHEKTVVVISHRIAAVRDADMIVVLDEGRIVETGTHTQLVERGGIYAEIFQQQALEEELAEL
- a CDS encoding glycosyltransferase family 2 protein, coding for MGASGTPAEGLLLAVSSIFINEGMEGASGVIKASIVILTWNSTDLLRGSLQSLPQACTTYPYEVLVIDNGSRGYSPASLRFEFPWMQLVVNRDNRGVAPGRNQGIRVAQGEYIILLDDDTVVEPGAFDRLISYMDAHLQVGLCAPKLIGLDGQLHLTCRFYPTLLDKVARQVPFAAAQRLRQQTEMADWDHNSIRAVDYVIGACQVIRREALMKVGLLDEQIFYGPEDIDFCIRLRQAGWQVVYNPEAVVIHKERRVARSFFSGLSWKHLWGVSYYFWKHKYLFSRQRLYRRLGVAALDTLSAS
- a CDS encoding CopG family transcriptional regulator is translated as MKVKTSITLSQELLKIVDKRAKQGKKNRSDFIETAISL
- a CDS encoding sugar transferase, which encodes MQRMADTPVSAAAVRRPTLRYQTTLLVLMFADILCVLLMYLITFVLRIYVSFPFTVDLLPSIRFSEVNHPLFILATSQIILLYFFGFYDLHALVHRTRLVTNVAAALGVQLLATSAWYFFRGDLLFPRSVLVLLWLLNTVGVTVLRLWVVRWLARVRPLRVLLVGAAEELVTFLSGLPEVFHTPGLNLVGLVAVDHPMTATAHSSVPWLGKVEDLPQLMREYHIEEVILLSQPTWKDSFIDSLVRSSDGWREYEDRPRVLVVPSVYDILVGRVSTLRLHDVPLVEVLKDPQEDLAFLVKEIVDVGIAAVLLLLSLPVLCIAICCIKFTSSGPTLYRQRRVGRDGQEFVMYKLRTMVDGAEVATGPILAGVGDERITRVGRFLRATRIDEIPQLFNVLNGTMSLVGPRPERPEFVEEFLRTIPGYAERLLVKPGLTGLAQVNGEYHTTAEYKLKYDLAYIYNYSLWLDMRIMAETVKVMLTRRGV